The window caaattacaataaagggtaaagaacataactaattaaaataacaagataagggtaaattgggttaaatataaaggggtggcataggtgtaaatataggagtggtagagttgtaattagggaATGGCAAaggttgtaaataaggagtggcaggattgtaattaaggaggaagctggagtaagcgGCAAGTTCAGTTCATTAAAGTGAAggcacgcggagcgtgtctAATTCCAAGCGGAGCATGGATGGGTTTTCGGACTTTTCTTCGGATCATTCATTctttcacgcggagcgtgttttcTCCAAGCGGAGCGTGCCCAATCCAAGCCCCACGTAGGTGACCTCCTGGACTTTTCTCCGGAACAACCCTaattcacgcggagcgtgccttcCCTCAACGGAGCGTGCCCAAATCCAAACGGAGCGTGAATTGGctgttgaactcttctccggatcaaacCTTCAAGCACGCGAAGCGTGCTGTcactcacgcggagcgtgcctgagCTGATGACCTGCTATGTGGTACTGTTTTAgcctctttactcgcttgttgctcgtgcttggcTCTTTCTCCGACTTCCTTCGTCCGGACCCGATCCTCCAAGGAGATGCCCCACATCATTATAAACCTGGATCTACCAATACGTTGAATCGAGTACAAATCAGGTCCAATGAACTCTTAGTCCTTCTGTTTCAGCCCAACATCTATAAACGCTACCCCATGGCATCGAAGTAACGGGTTgagactctctctctctaatctCTTACACTTCTTTCTTACTTGATTATCGAAGTACTATTCAGGAGACCACTCCCAACACAGAATGAACCTACTCGAAAAATTCCATCGGAGATTATCGATAGGTCATCAtttgttaaaataaaattagcatTTTCCTTGTAAATGTTAGGATATCCCTAaacaatttcaaacattatttctttttataatatatacatGTGAAAGCTTTATgttcaatttttgttttatgtaGTTGCTTTTAGAAAGTAAGTAATTAGCCACCGATAGCGTATTAACGATTCTGCCCCTTAGgcctatattatatatttaaatctcCATTTTAGGTTTGGAAGAGCAAAAGAAAGACATGGAGCTTGTTTCTTATTACAGTGCTCCCTtgcttcttctttctctcttacAGGCTCTATGCATCGCCAGTAAGTTCTTACTATTTTTgtcttcaattaattttatgaAATTTATTGTATCATTTCTTAATCTTTATGTTGTTTTCTTGACAACAACTTCTGTCATATTGTCTTTGATAAAGTAGCTTTACTAACTATTAGTGAAGAAGATGACTGaaatttcattttgaaatcCCTTAACTTTATTTTATCTCTGTTTCTTCggatttttttccaaaataatgtcttttctgataaaaaaaaaatcatttagtAAGGCCTGTTTATAAAAaaaggcggcccggtcgcactacgcgtccccgctgagcgagggtccgaggAGAGGTCcaaccacaagggtgtactggagGCAAACCTTCCCCTGCCAAAATATAGTAAGGCCTGTTTATGTGCGGATAAAATATAGAATGTATTTAGATAAAAGTTTGTCTTGGCGGTGCATATCAATTTTGAAATCCGCTAAATCAGAAAATAGGTTCAAAATTCATAAGTtgaagagggtgtttgtttcagcttttcggaagagcgtttagcgtttcactccaaaccgcatgaaatatagcgtttggttaggtttacataaccgcagcgtttaacattttctcAGGAAACTGCAGCAttctggagcgtttcacgaaaagtttctatttggagtttttcataaacaactgtttgtagttatatgttattgataaaattattcttcttatttccgcagaatatatttattctttaacattatttatatttctacaacataattaccggaagaacatggttctattgcgttcaataaattttttattttttatatagattattttttattaatttgtgtaacacattttttattttataataggataatatgcaaaaatacccttaacatttatagctagagggaattttaaccttaacgtctaaaatggtgcaattatacccatAATGTTAGTAGCCAAAACCAATTTTATaggtattttttcacattttcccttttataattttatcgttattaatttaaaacatgtccattttagacattttaaatccgaacagcaacggttcaatataattttaccaaacactagtaattaaactgctaataacaaacaactaacaacaacaactaacagcttactgcaactacaAACAGCTAACCGCAAccgcaaccgcaacagctattagctaacagccgAACCAAACAGGTCCTAAATGTTTAATAGATTATAGGTCCATATAAATTTAGAATGTCaatcatacaaaaaaaaaaaaagcaataagTTTAGGTGTATAATTACACGAATAAGATATAAAAATACCTTCAATATTGGCCGCCGGCCAATATTAATTTTACACGCTATAAATAATACAATTatgcttttaatttttataagtaGCCCATTTTACTCCTAAATTTTAAAAGTTcggtaattttgatttttattaataaaacaaTCTATGCATTCATGAATCTTTTTTTCCACTCATCAAAAACATCAAAAAcatctaaattttttatttttttagctcATGTTATGCATACGATTTTTttgcaactttttttttaaattcacgTGTGTTTACGTGTCTTTAATCTAGTGTATAATTATAAttggggtaaaattgatttAATCTACAAACATTTAGAGATATGATTACTCTTGGTTGGTTGCTAAtttggagattttttttttttttttcattttatcccataattatatattaaaccAAAGTTTAAACTAGGGATTGGCTTTGGATGATACTTTTCAAAAGCATTATTGTGGGAAAATCCAGTTACTTCACCATGAAAACTGGACTTGAGGTTTTTCAGTTGGTCTTCTTGTACCAAGaagaataaaactgaattttgaaaaaataacGGCTATATAGTATATACtctgtttttacatttttattttcaaatcgCCTGTTTGCCTCCCAATAAACGCTTAAGGATTCTGTTAATAATTCTCAACATTATGCAGATTCGCAATCATTCATCGGTGTAAACTATGGCCAAGTGGCGGACAATCTTCCTCCGCCGTCAGCCACCGCAAAGCTCCTCCAATCCACCTCAATCCAGAAGGTCAGATTATACGGATCAGATCCAGCTATAATCAAAGCCCTAGCAAACACCGGAATCGGAATCACCATCGGCACCTCTAATGGCGACATTCCTTCACTGGCCTCTGATCCCAACTTCGCCAAGAGTTGGATCGATTCCAATGTTATCCCCTTCTATCCTGCTAGCAAAATCATCCTAATCAACGTCGGCAATGAAGTTTTCGCTTCCGGTGATCAGAACCTAATGACGAACCTATTGCCGGCGATGCAAAATGTCCAGAATGCCCTCGAGGCTGCATCGCTCGGGGGTAAAATTAAGGTGTCTACGGTTCATTCTATGGCAGTGCTAAAGCAATCGGAGCCACCGTCTGCTGGAAGCTTCGATCCTAGCTTTGGCGATTTGATTAAGGGTTTGTTGGGATTTAATAATGCTACTGGTTCGCCTTTTGCTATCAATCCATACCCGTATTTTGCTTACCGGAGCGATCCGAGGCCTGAGACACTCGCATTTTGCCTTTTTCAACCGAATGAAGGACGTGTAGATGGAAACACAAAGATTAAGTACATGAACATGTTTGATGCTCAGGTATGAGTTTGTGCTTTTAATTGAACTTATTCGTAGAGTAATTCGAATAAAGCTGTGGTAACTTTGTTATAGAAATGAATTGCAGGTTGATGCTGTTTATTCTGCTTTGAGTTCAATGGGGTTTAAGAATGTTGAGATTGTGATAGCAGAGACTGGATGGCCTTACAAGGGAGACAGCGATGAAGTAGCACCTAGCTATGAGAATGCTAAAGGTTATAATGGGAATTTGATAGCTCATCTTAGATCCATGGTAGGTACACCTCTGATGCCAGGGAAATCAGTAGATACATATCTATTTGCCCTTTATGATGAAGATTTGAAACCTGGACCTTCTTCTGAGCGATCATTCGGACTTTTCAAGCCTGATCTCACCATGACTTATGATATTGGACTCTCCAAAACTACTAGTCAGGTGAGCATCAATGTTTCAGTTCGattcaatttaatttaaaatcaaTTTAAGTTAGATATAAGGTTAAATTTTGCCCCTAATGCTTTTGGGGAAATGCATACATGTTTCTAAGATAAATTGTAAAATTTTGTCCTTAATGTTTCCAACATGGAGTAATTTTAAGCTTAGATCCTTGCACTCTGGCCTGGACTGGAGGAAAAAAACAGATGGATAGCCCTTCATTTGTTGGGTATCCAATCAATACCTCGCATATGAAAATGAAGGAATAGACAAGGGAACCACGCTTTAATAACCCTATAAGAGATGGTTCCCGATGACCAGAGATGCCTAGGTAACCCTATGTCCTCTGCCTTTGGACTCAAGTAAGAGTCATGTTTTAATGGTTCTGTTACTTGGATTCAAAATTGCTGTATGTCATAGTTATTAAAAGTGCAAGCCGCCCTAAGGCGTTAGGGGAGCACAAGGGTATGAACGGAAAgcccaaaaaatgaaaaaaaaaaataccaaatcAAATTATCAATGCTTAATACTAATGTCATTAATATTGTATAATATTAAACCTCAAAAAAACCAAGTGTTGACAATAGGGACTAAGATACTAAGATTGCAGCCTGAAAGAGTTCCTCTCATTTTATGTCTCTTAATTGTTCTTCACTCGCTtctattttcaagtctcttatTCTTATTTACTTAAGATCACCGGTTTAGATAGTTTACTAAGTAGGATAagtggttgagattaatcaacatttatttttaatttttaatgggAGGACGAAGAAGAGGCGCGTCTGAGGAGAGCTTATGAAGCCCAGGTGAGGCGCAGAAAGCGAGAGAGTGTTTTAAACTGAGCCTTGCCTAGGACTTATTAAGCCTCGCCTAAGGTgagcctttaacaactatgctcCATATAACGTTATCTAGGCCCAAAATTACTCCAAGTTGGaaattttttatcatttcttaCGTTAGAGGTATATCTACATTTCTCCAAAAACATTAAACGGTAAATTTAGACTTTCTCCATTTAAGTTACAATCTACTAACACAAGTTATCATGGTTAAATTAGACACCATCTTCTTCGCCAGTACAAGCTCCATTAACTCCATCACCAACACCAAACACAGCAACATCACCAACACCAAACACAGCAACATGGTGTTTACCAAAAGGCGGTGTCTCCAACGCGCAGTTGCAGCAAAATCTGGATTATGCCTGCGGACAAGGGGTAGATTGTAGTCCAGTTCAACCAGGAGGACCTTGCTACGAACCGAATACAGTAGCTTCACATGCTGCTTATGCCATGAATCTACTCTATCAAACATCCACTAGAAATCAATTGGACTGTGATTTCTCACAAACAGCCATTATTTCATTCAAAAATCCTAGTAAGTTTCTGAAATTTATCCCCATCTTACTGCATCTTTATATATGTTACATTCTTTCTCTTTAAACCTTCCTTTAGGCTATAATGCTTGCAATTATCCTGGTGGAACCTCCTGAAGAGTGAAGGGGCTGTATATATAGTTCTACAAAGATGTGGATGTTTTCTGctcttttcttaattttcctATGTTGTGCTATATGTGATGCTTGTAAATAAATTTGTTATGTATTTCTTTGGAGCTGGTTAGGTGGCAAAAATCCATGTATATGTGGATTTACAAGTACATGTAATTTTGTGTTATGTTGAGTGGACAGAAATATGCAAATGTGCCTATAATTCTCTGTTTTTCCTCTTTCTAATTGTGTTTATGATTAAATGAATAGATTATATTAATCACAAATGTGGAGTACTGTTGGGCGCGTGTTTGCGTGTTTGCTTCAACTGTTAGTTgatagttgttgttgttagtGACGGATTTATGATTCTTCAGACTTTTTACCGTGGTTCCAAACCAAATTGGTCTGGAATATCATGTCACGCCAGCACACAGCAGTGGTGCTGACGTGGCATGATCTAATTGATCGATCTAACATTTTAGAATTTTTCTGTTAGACGATGAAAAAAAGAATAAGTGTCCCTAAAGTCATGCAATTCGCTGAAATTTCATTTTAACCTTTAAACCTTAACTTAATCATGAAACTTAATCCATTGAATATTATATGTAATGGGTAATAAAAAGTATCAACAATTGATGCTTTTAGGATCTGTCCAGGCCTTTTATTTGGTAAGAAATTTGACAAATTAGGAAGAAGAAATTAGGGATTtatcaatttaaaaaaatgacAAATTAGGAAGAAGAAATTAGGGATttatcaatttaaaaaaaatgagtgaCGTCTCAAAAGCTCTAATAGAAAAGTATAACAACCTATAAATACAAAGTGATAAGTAATCCTTTATAAGTACTCTAAAAATCCTAATCtcgtttcttctttttctttctcgaCATTTGAGACTTGAACTGACTTAGACATCTCCTTTATTTACAAGAATCAACCTTGCAATATAGAAAGCTTGAAATCCTTCTCAATCATCGATTTACATATCAACATGTAGAAAAGATTGATTTACATATCAACATGTAGAAAAGATTGATTACCTAGACAACTTTGCACTTATCatgaaaataattataattaaatttctcttcTAAAAAAACTACAATTAGATTGTTGTTAGCCATTGTTACACTTAACAACTGACATTATATTAATATGACGTTAACAATGCGTTAAGAATGCATTTTTATTGTTTAGTATCCTGAACTTATATTTAGACCTATTACACATCTTTaaatttgttaatttgttaatATTAGGACTTCCAACATCAATATTCTCAAAGATAGATTAGGGGATTTTAATGAGAGAGGCTAGAGAGATAaagaaattcaaagagaaaggttagagagagaaacaaatttgaagagagagaaagaaatagaaggaagaagatgaagatatgaagagataggggtatagaagtaattttatattaagtggttgaatttttttgactttttaacCGGTCAAAGCTAAGGTGGCGTGTTGACTgagcattgaccggtcatttttacctgctgtatacCAAAGTGTTATtacgggtaaaggttgtacaccacgtatgtaatttacccatgatAAAGCCTCCACTTATTTCATAATATTCTTTTAGACTTCGTTTGTTTgcaagaaaataatatataatttttcagTGATGGGTTGATAAGAAAAATTAGTtaacaaaaaaaaggaaaatatctTACTTTCTTAAAGAGTTTGTTCAGCTCTGACTCCCCCTCTGCTTTTTAATATTCGATCCAACTAACTCATATAATAAACGGATTGGATAGCGAGTTAATTGAGTTGACTCGTTTAACAATTTGTGAAAAAATGAaacaaatgaagaaaaaatgtgaaaaccgAAGAAAAAAACGagaaaacatggaaaaaaacgtgaaataaaagtaaaaatgaaaaaaattggcgaaaaacaaaataaaaaacgaGAAAACTTGtaaaacggtaaaaaaaaactGAATGAAAAAaacgggtaaatttcatcaatggtgtataacctttaccaattttcacactttggtgtacaaccttcaatttgtctcagtaatatgtacgaacttatagctGATCTCCCACTTTGATGTACAACATGTAAAAATGACATGTTTGACCGATCAAATCGAAGTCCATATGCcaaatcattatttttcatCGTATTCATTAATAAAAGTAGATCCAccaagtataaaaaaaaaaaaaaaataagttttatatatTTCTCTTTTTTACCTTTATACTTCAATTTTTTCACATTGTTCACCATCTTCTTCcctctattttttttctctctctccaaCTCCGCTCTCTCTTAACTtgataaattaaaaaacaaaacatGGACATGTATTTTGAAGAACGAGAGATCTGGTGTGTTAGTAGTGGACCATCATTGTCTGCATTGAGGAAAAGATTGATGAAAATCGAATCCCCTCCCTTCTTCTGGGTTTGATAATTCAAAATCCAAATTGTTTTCCTCCTATTCCAAATTTGACACTGAATTTTCATCATCTTATCGTATTCATATAGCAAAAcgtaaattaaaataattatatgaaACTGAAAAAATGAATCTGACCGAAAGGACAAAATGGATCAGTTACGTCTGCCTGCACTTGTTGTGCAAGGGATTTGAACCAGTAGGAACTCTTCGCTTCTCAAATTCGAGTTAATGAAATTGGGGAAAAGAAGAATTGTTGGTAGAAAATGCAGCATGAAAGCTTCTTGTTCCTCTTGCATCTCCTTACAAAATCAGAATCATGAGACACACAACCCCCAATACCTTTCATTCtttattcttctttttctttccaatacaaaaacaaaaccaTATTATATGTAAACACCCATTAAAGCATTAAAGCCTTctcttattattttatatttttaatgtgCCTAAATTTTGCATTGAATAGTTCACCTTTTATTTTGGGTAGAAAATGAGAGAGTCAAAC of the Euphorbia lathyris chromosome 7, ddEupLath1.1, whole genome shotgun sequence genome contains:
- the LOC136200911 gene encoding glucan endo-1,3-beta-D-glucosidase-like isoform X1 codes for the protein MELVSYYSAPLLLLSLLQALCIANSQSFIGVNYGQVADNLPPPSATAKLLQSTSIQKVRLYGSDPAIIKALANTGIGITIGTSNGDIPSLASDPNFAKSWIDSNVIPFYPASKIILINVGNEVFASGDQNLMTNLLPAMQNVQNALEAASLGGKIKVSTVHSMAVLKQSEPPSAGSFDPSFGDLIKGLLGFNNATGSPFAINPYPYFAYRSDPRPETLAFCLFQPNEGRVDGNTKIKYMNMFDAQVDAVYSALSSMGFKNVEIVIAETGWPYKGDSDEVAPSYENAKGYNGNLIAHLRSMVGTPLMPGKSVDTYLFALYDEDLKPGPSSERSFGLFKPDLTMTYDIGLSKTTSQTPSSSPVQAPLTPSPTPNTATSPTPNTATWCLPKGGVSNAQLQQNLDYACGQGVDCSPVQPGGPCYEPNTVASHAAYAMNLLYQTSTRNQLDCDFSQTAIISFKNPSKFLKFIPILLHLYICYILSL
- the LOC136200911 gene encoding glucan endo-1,3-beta-D-glucosidase-like isoform X2 produces the protein MELVSYYSAPLLLLSLLQALCIANSQSFIGVNYGQVADNLPPPSATAKLLQSTSIQKVRLYGSDPAIIKALANTGIGITIGTSNGDIPSLASDPNFAKSWIDSNVIPFYPASKIILINVGNEVFASGDQNLMTNLLPAMQNVQNALEAASLGGKIKVSTVHSMAVLKQSEPPSAGSFDPSFGDLIKGLLGFNNATGSPFAINPYPYFAYRSDPRPETLAFCLFQPNEGRVDGNTKIKYMNMFDAQVDAVYSALSSMGFKNVEIVIAETGWPYKGDSDEVAPSYENAKGYNGNLIAHLRSMVGTPLMPGKSVDTYLFALYDEDLKPGPSSERSFGLFKPDLTMTYDIGLSKTTSQTPSSSPVQAPLTPSPTPNTATSPTPNTATWCLPKGGVSNAQLQQNLDYACGQGVDCSPVQPGGPCYEPNTVASHAAYAMNLLYQTSTRNQLDCDFSQTAIISFKNPSYNACNYPGGTS